From one Amphiura filiformis unplaced genomic scaffold, Afil_fr2py scaffold_440, whole genome shotgun sequence genomic stretch:
- the LOC140145595 gene encoding uncharacterized protein — MEWLEKEAIMTAPIDCKPKFWRRYVDDVLEIIQKDNTQKLTDHLNTIDPTGSIKFTHEEEDQGKIPFLDTLIVRKEDGSVKLLVYRKKTHTDQYLNFQSQHPPSKLGVIRTLMDRKTT; from the coding sequence ATGGAGTGGCTGGAGAAAGAAGCCATCATGACAGCTCCGATTGACTGCAAACCAAAATTTTGGAGGAGATATGTGGATGATGTGCTGGAAATCATTCAAAAGGACAATACACAGAAACTTACCGATCACTTAAACACAATCGATCCAACCGGTAGCATCAAGTTTACGCATGAAGAGGAAGACCAAGGGAAAATCCCATTCTTAGACACCCTTATTGTGCGTAAGGAAGATGGTTCTGTAAAGTTACTCGTATACCGTAAGAAGACGCATACAGACCAATACCTAAACTTCCAATCCCAACACCCTCCATCAAAACTTGGTGTCATCAGAACACTGATGGACAGAAAAACAACATAG